The genomic window TAAAATTGGTGTGCCAGAAAATATCCAAGCCAAAATTCAATTAGAACAAAAACAATGTCCTCAGATTTTAAGCCCAAATTCAAGTATTGATAAACTAAGTAAATTAGTAAACGTTAATACAGCTAGTTTAGAAGAATTAACAAATCTACCAGGGGTTGGTAAAAAGTTAGCCGAAAAAATTATCATTGCCCGTCAACAAAAGAAATTCACATCATTAGAAGATTTAGAAAAAGTTCCCGGCATAAGTAATAGAATGGTAACTAATTGGCAAGGTTATATTGAGTTATAAAAATTTTAGTTCGTAGTAAGGACTTCAGTCCTTAATATTATAAAGAGAACTAAATTCCTCTCTACAAACCTATTTGCATCAGCCAAAAGTATAGTAATTTTCTATCTATGCTTACAGAAAGAGGAAACTTGACCGACAAAATATTTAGCATAAACCCAAGTTACATTGATCGGAGTGGGTTTATGACTTACGAAAAAAGAGACGAATTACCCCAAGAAATTAGAGAACAATTACCAGAACACGCCCAACAAATTTTTATGGCGGCATTTAATGCAGCCCAAACAGATGGTATGAGCGAGGAAGGGGCTAGTAATGTGGCTTGGAATAGTGTAAAAAATGGATATGAACAAGGTAGCGATCGCCAATGGCATAGAAAACCAGAAGACCCAGCAATACATAACAAAGCTGTGATGTCTGGCGGTAATTAGTTCAGGTCAACATTAAAATCAAGGTAGGTTGTAAATTATACAAACTGCCTTGATAAATATGGCGATCGCTTCGGTAAAATTTAAAGTTAGTCGCTATTTTTAAACTCTCACATGATTAAACTCGACCAGTTTCTTAAATTTATAGGTATAGCCTCAACAGGAGGTCAAGCCAAACTCATGATCAATGATGGTAATGTCAAAGTCAATGGCATGATTGAAACCCGGCGAGGACGGAAATTAGTATCAGCAGACCAAGTAACAGTAGCCGGAAAAACTTTTAAGGTTGAGGAGATAATTCAAGAATAGCGTTGACGTTAGGCAGCTTCTTTTATTTTTAAAGCAAATTAGGCGATCGCTATCACCCAACTTAGAGATTTCTGGTTGATGGTCACAGACCGAGATAAATCATTACACTGAGAGTTAGTTGCCTTGCTGGGATGGATATCCCGTAGAAACCATGACTGAAAAGAGTATGAGAATTGTGATCCTTGGTGGAGGCTTTGGTGGTCTCTACACAGCTTTGCGTTTAAGTCAATTACCTTGGGAATCTGAACAAAAACCAGAAATTGTACTCATCGACCAAAGCGATCGCTTCCTATTTTCCCCTTTATTGTACGAATTACTCACTGGAGAACTGCAAACTTGGGAAATTGCCCCTCCCTTTGAAGAACTTTTACAAGGCACAGGTATACGTTTTTATCAAGCAGTCGCCTCTGGAATTGACATTGACCAACAACGGGTACACTTACAAAATGGCCCAGAAATTACCTATGATCGCTTAGTATTAGCCCTAGGTGGAGAAACACCCCTAGATTTAGTTCCCGGTGCGACATCCTACGCTTATCCCTTCCGCACTATCAATGATGCTTATCGCCTCGAAGAACGGCTACGAGTTCTAGAAGAATCGGATGCTGAGAAAATTAGAGTAGCTATTGTTGGCGGTGGCTACAGTGGGGTGGAATTAGCTTGTAAATTGGCAGATAGGCTAGGAGAAAGAGGGCGTTTTCGCTTAATTGAAATTGGCGACCAAATTTTAAGAACTTCCCCAGAATTTAACCGCGAAGCCGCCAAGAAAGCTTTAGAGGCGAGGGGTGTGTTTCTCGATTTAGACACCAAAATTGAATCAATTACCCAAGATACCATCTCCCTAGAATATAAAAGTCAAGTAGATACAATCCCTGTAGATATTGTGATTTGGACTGTGGGTACACGGGTTGCACCTGTAGTCAAAGCCCTACCTTTCAAACAAAATCAGCGTGGGCAAATCACGACTAACACCACATTACAAGTCCTTGACCATCCAGAAATTTTTGCTTTGGGAGACTTAGCCGACTGTCTCGACGCGAATGGTCAACAAATTCCCGCCACAGCCCAAGCAGCTTTTCAACAAGCAGACTATACAGCTTGGAACATCTGGGCTTCTTTGACAAACCGCCCCTTGCTACCTTTCCGCTATCAACAGTTAGGGGAAATGATGGCACTAGGCAAAGATAATGCCACTTTAGCAGGGTTAGGAATTAAGTTAGATGGTTCTTTAGCATCTATTGCCCGTCGTTTGGCTTACTTATACAGAATGCCAACATTTGATCATCAGCTAAAAGTCGGTTTTAATTGGTTAGTCCGTCCTATTATAGAAACACTTTCTTCTGTGGCGGATAATGAAAAGTGGTGAGTGCTGAGTGCTGAGTGGTGAGTCAACAATCATCAATCAACAGTCAACATTCAGCACTGAGTATTTCCCCTAACCAAATTAAAATTCATCATTGTCAGCAAGTTTAATGGAAAGACCCAAAGTTATTTTTTTAGATGCGGTGGGTACACTCTTTGGTGTCAAAGGCAGCGTCGGTAAAGTTTATAGTCAGTTAGCCCTAGAGTTTGGTGTGGAGGCTTCCGCAGAAATTTTAGATAAAGCATTTATGGAAAGCTTTAAAGCTGCACCACCACCAATATTTCCTGATGCAGAATTAGAAGATATTCCCCAAAGAGAATTTGAGTGGTGGCGAACTATTGCTTTAAACACCTTTGAAAGTGCAGGTATCATCAATCAATTTGCTGACTTCTCTAATTTTTTTGGAGAACTTTACATTCACTTTGGTACTGCCGAACCGTGGTTTATTTATCCTGATGTTTTACAATCTCTTAGCAATTGGAAACATTTAGGAATTGAATTAGGTGTGTTGTCTAACTTCGATTCCCGGATTTACTCGGTCTTGCAAGCTTTAGAATTGAGTCATTTCTTCACGTCTGTAACCATTTCTACCCAAGTAGGTGCAGCCAAACCCAACCCCAAAATTTTTGCAGCTGCTTTAGAAAAACACGATTGTTCCCCTGCTTCAGCATGGCATATTGGTGACAGTATTGTAGAAGATTATCAAGGATCAAAAGCGGCTGGACTAAGAGGGATTTGGATTAATCGGGAAGAAGGTTAACAATAGCTTATACCTTGGGCAGAAAGACTGTAAATACCGCCCCCTTGGGTTGGTTATTTTCGACGTTTATTTTGCCCCCGTGGGCTTCTACTACCATTTTGCAAAATGCTAATCCTAACCCCAGTTGTGAAACTTCTGGCATTAGTGTTCCCACTTCATATTTCTCAAAAATTACCTGTTTGAGGTTTTCACTGACCCCTGAACCTGAATCAGTAATCTGAACTATCACACCCTCTGCACCTAAATTATCAGTTCGCAGAATAACTTGACTGTTTTTTGGTGAGAACTTGATAGCATTGGATAACAGGTTATCTATAACTCTACGAAATATTAAAGCATCTAAGTTGATATAAAGATCAAGTGGGAATAGATGACTGATGAGTTGAATATGCTTTTGAGATGCGATCGCTGCAAAATTATTTAATACTGATAAACATAGCTGATTTAAGTCTATCTCTCCAAAATTTAGCATCATTTTGCCAGATTCTAACTTGGCCATTAGCAATAAATCATCAATTAAAGATTGCAGATGTTGCACGGAAGCAATGATCTGATCAATTTTGTTTTGCTGCTTGTGAATCGGAAAATCAGGTAATTGTAAGATTTCGGTGGCTAGTAAAATAGATGTCAGGGGATTACGCATATCATGCAAGACCATCTTCACCATGTCTTCCCTGAGCTGTAGTAATGTTTGTAATTTGTCATGCTGTTGCTTAATCCGCAGCATTGAGTTAACCCTAGCACGTAACTCTAAACCATTCACAGGTTTACTGATAAAGTCATCTGCACCGGCGGACATACACCGCACCAAGTCTTCTTTTGCCGTCAAAGCTGTAACCATAATGATCGGAATATGCTGCCATTGAGAATTGGATTTGATGCGTTTGCATACTTCGATACCATCCAAATCGGGCATCATTACATCTAATAAAATTACATCTGGCTGTATAATTTTTAGCCGTTCTATTGCTCGCTGACCGTTAGCTGCATAGTTTAAATCATAACCCTCCCGAAACAGTAGGGTTTCAATTACATCAAAGTTATCTGGTTCATCGTCAACGACTAGAATGCAAGGCTGTTTATCCATTTACTATATATATTACTTTTCTAACAAGTTTTGAATTATACTTGTAAGCTCTCTAAGCTTGACTGGTTTATTGACATAATCATTTGCCCCTGCTTGGAGACATTTTTCGCGATCGCCAGGCATGGCTAATGCTGTTAATGCAATTATGGGAACATTGGCTAATTCCCCATGTTCCCGAATGCGGCGAATAGCTTCTAAACCATTGATCTCTGGCATTTGAATATCCATCAAAATCAAACTAGGATTTTGGGATATGGCCAAGTTAATGGCAGTTTGTCCATTGTCCGCTAGTATTACTCTATACCCTCTACTTTCAAGATAACTAGAAATGGTTTCAATATTTGCCTGATTATCTTCGGCTAAAAGAATTAAGGGCGATGCTGAAACTACCGATTGAATAGTTGATAAACTTGTTAAACCTAATTGTACATCTGCTGTGGGTGTAGGCAAAGTTAATTTTTGGACTACGTAAGGTAAACGCACAGTAAAGCAACTACCTTTACCTATCTCACTACTGACAGTTACGTGTCCACCGTGCAACTCTGCTATTTGCCGTACTAAAGCCAGCCCTAAACCAGTGCCAGTATACTGTCGATTTAAGCGACTATCGATCTGCACAAAGGATTGGAATAATTTTCCCATATCTTCGGGAGCAATACCAATACCTGTATCAATGACTGAAAAGCTAACCCAGTCTGAGCATTGCGTTTTCGAGCCGGGAGTATTTCCTGGAGTGGGATAGTTTTCAATTCTTTCTCGTCTCACTGCTAAGATAATAGACCCCCCTTCTGGGGTAAATTTCACAGCATTATTCAGCAGGTTAATTAAAATTTGCCTGATCCGGCGTTCATCGACAGCAATCTGTCTAATAGTAGCTTGAATATTTAATCTGATTTGAATTTGCTTTTGATGTGCTAGTTGCTTGACAAAGGACAAACTAGACTCACACAGATAACAAATGGCAATGGGAGCAATTTGTAGTTCGAGTTTACCAGCTTCGATTTTGGCTAAATCGAGGATGTCGTTAATTAGTTCTAGCAGGTGTTTACCGCTACGTTCAATAGTAGATAAAGCGCGTTGTTGACGTTCTGTAATTTGACCAAATACGCCTTCTAGCAAGCCTTCAGACATTCCCAAAATGGCGTTTAGGGGTGTGCGAAGTTCATGACTCATACTGGCGAGGAATTCATCTTTGAGGCGAGTAGCACGGGATAACTCTGTATTTACATAAAGGAGTTGCTCATTCAACATTGACAATGCTACCTCTGCACGTTTGCGATCGCTCAGTTCGGTTTGCACTTGTTGATAGAGGTCTGCTTGCTGAATAGCTACGGATAACTGACTAGCAATTTGCTGGAGTAAGTCAGTTTCATCGGGTTGCCATTGACGCTGTGTAGCACAGGCGTGAATGCTAATTAATCCCCAGACTCTGGGAGGTTGATTTTCTACTTTTTGAATAATCGGGGCGATAATTTTGGATTTAGCCTGTGTTTGTTGCATGAATTCCACCAGACAATCACCCCAATCTTCATTTTCAGTATCTGTGACGATGCGGACATTACCTTCGCGATAAAATTCATAACATTGTTCAGGGAAGCAATCATCTTTCCGTAACGTACATTCTATGATTGGATATTCTGGGGCAACAGATTCTTCCAGCACTACCCCAGAACCATTGGTGACGAGATGAAAAATCAAGACGCGATCCGCCTGAAAAGTTTGTCTAATTTCGTTAACTGCTGATGAGAGAATTGACTTCAAATCAAGGGATTGTCGGATATGTTGAGTGATGTTTCTCAGCAGTCTTTCGCGCTGTGCTTGTTTTTGCAGTATTTCCTCGGCGCGTTTGCGATCGCTAATATCTTGAATTACACCAATCATATACTGTGGTTCACCAGCGAGCGATCGCACAAAGGAAACAGTCAGATATACCCAAACAAGTCTTCCTTGTTGATGTAGATAACGTTTCTCCATTGCAAATGTCTGAATTTCGCTAGCTAGAAGAGACTCCATCTTAAGACAATCAGCAGTTATATCTTCTGGATGGGTAATATCCATAAAGGATCTACCCAGGAGTTCTGCTTCTGAATAACCAACAATATCTGCAAATTTTTGATTAATGCGGATGAATTTGCCTTGGATATCAACTTCGACTATACCCACATTCGCTTGCTCAAAGGTGGCACGAAACCGAGCTTCACTCTCTTGCAATGCTGCCGTCCGTTGTGTAATCTTTACTTCTAGTTTTTCATTGAGTTGTTCTAAAGCTTCTGTAGCTCGTTTGCGTTCTAGTTCTGCACTTGCGCGAGATGCAAACACACGCAAAGTTGCTTTCATGCGTTCTACTTCTTCTAGAGGGCGCGTATTGAGAATACAGAGGTTGCCTATAGCTATACCATTATTATCCCGCAGAGCTACACCTAAGTAGCATTCTGCTTCCATGATAGTCAGATCCGGATCTGCTGGAAATTCCTCGACAACGTTGCATTCACAGTAAAATATGCCTTCTGCCAATGCCCTTTGACAAGGAGTTTGAGCAATTTTATAGGTAATTTGGGGTTGCAATTGATTATTGGCAAAGAATCCCAGGGTTTTTAAGCAGTCCCCAATACGTTCTGTAACTAATACATAGGGCACATCAAGGGCTTTTGCGGTATAACAAGCTAGAGCCGAGAAAAATTCTGTCCCTGTTACGGCTGCTGTACCTTCAACCAATGTTTTTAAAGATTCTTCTGCACGTTTGCGTCCAGAGATGTCAGCCCCAGTACCGATGAGGCGATAGACTTGTCCGGTTTCATCGAGCAATGGTTTAAGCGTTACCAGTACCCAATAGCTGCCATTTGTATGGGAGTTAGTGAAATTCTCTTCAAAGGAAACAAGCTTTCCTGACTCGACACAAGCATCGTATTGTTGACAGAGTAATGTCCCCGCAAATTCACCAAACAATTCTTTGGGGGTTTTACCCTTTGCTTCTGCTCCACTGATGCCACAAAAACGTTCGGCGACAGGATTCCAGCCACCATAATGATATTTGCCTTGGCTATCAATTTCTACAGTAAAAATGGCTTGCTCAACGTCTTCGTAAATGACGCGTAAAAAACTCTCATTTTTTTCTAGAGCAATTACCGCACGCTCACGTTCCATTGCAATTCCAGCCAAATAGGCGGCAAGGGTGAGAGTTTCTAAATCGTAGGCTAGGGGGGTTTTTACCTCACGGTAATATATGCCAAATATTCCCAGGACACAACCATCACTAGCGATAATAGGAGCAGACCAACAAGCCCGCAATCCAAAATCCAGGATGCAATCCTTAAAGTCTTTCCACAGGGGATCATTGGTGATGTCAGACGAAATTACCACTTGTTGACGATAAGCCGCAGTTCCACAAGAGCCGACTCCCTCGCCAATCATCAGATCATCGCAGATCATGAGGTATTCTTCTGGGATGGTCAGAGATGCACAGGGATGCAGGCGATTTTCTTGATCGACTAACAGAATAGAACACAATGCCCCATCTAATTGCTGTTCCAGAGACTTAATCAGGGCATTAAGAATATCTACTAAGGGTTCACCCTTCGCAATCTGCGATAAAATCCGGTTTTGCATTTCTAACCGACCTTCTATCAGCTTGCGTAAGCGCAGCTCGTTGTAGTAATCGCTAATATCTGTAACCGTACCTACATAGCCTGTGCAGTTTCCTGTACTATCGATTTCAGGTATTGCTTGTGCCATTACCCAGATTACTTTGTTCCCTAGATTTTGGAAGCGGTGTTCTGTCAAGAAGGGCTGTTGTTTGGCAACTGCATCACACCAATGACTCACAACGCGATCGCAATCTTCGGGATGTAATGCCTGTAACCACTTTAATCCTAGTGCCTCTGCCATCGGCAACCCGGACATTTCTTCCCATTTAGGATTAACATATTGATAATTTCCTTGCAAATCGCTGTGAAAGATACCTACTGGAGCATTTGTAGTCAGTGTGGCGTAGCGGTGTTCACTATCTCGTAGAGCTTCTTCTGCCTGTTTAGCGGCGGTAATATCTGTGACGATACCCTGATAGGCTTCCACTTTACCTTCAGCATCATAAATAATATGAGCGCGATCGCAAACGTAGTGAATTGACCCATCCGGCTTGATAATCCGATAAATAATCTCGTTATTTTTCAGTTCTCCATTGTCAGGATAGAAGCTAGAAATGACCTTTTCTAGATCATCAGGATGAATGCAATTGAACAAAGAATTTGGTGAATTACTGAAGAAATATTCACAAGGTCTACCAGAAATTTTAGCGATCGCTGGATTTAAGTACAATAATTGTCTATCAGGACTGAGAAGGTACATCCCATCAGCCATATTCTCCGCTAGGGAGCGATATTTTTTTTCTGAAGCTTCTATCTGAGCGACAATACACGCTTGACAATCTTGCTCTTGTTTGGCTTGAAAGTGTTGCGAATTACTCAGCCCATTCAGTAGTGTTTCGTAGGTAAGTAACCCAACTACTTGGTTACAATCATCAACTATAGGTAGATGTCGCAGGCGATGCTGACTAAATAGTTTTAGCGGTACTGAGAAATTATTTAACTCAGATTCCTTGAGGGTAATTACAGGATGACTCATGACTTCAGACATAATCATCTCAGCCATGTTAAGCCCTTCCGCATTACAGCGTACTATATCTTGCTGTGTCCAGATACCGACTAGTTGCTTATCTTGCATGACTAACACACAACTAGCTTGAGCCATTTTCCTCAGCCAAGAATTATTCAAATTATGGGATAATGAGCCGCCTTTCTCTGTGTTATTCATCAACATCAATGCTTCAATAGCAGGCGTATTGGGAGTAACAACTAAAGGATGACGGATAATCGCATCTGTCAGCAAAACATCTGGGTTATTCACTTGATTATGATTAGCGAAACCAAATATTTGAGTATCCATTTATATAACTATATTTTTGTAAAAATCTTGTTCAGTAGATCGCCATTCACTGGCAAAAAATAAATCTTTTGAAAGTAGATATTTAATATTATACGTCTAAGTTTATACAAATAGATACTGACAGGACAAGATAAATAAGTTAAGAGTGAATAACATCTTATTGTGGGTGAAATCACAGTGAAGCGATCGCTAATAATTAATATAGAATACTCAGGCTTTAGCCATATTAATGCCGTGGGTAATGCAATGAATATCTGACTTTTCACGTTATGTGGAAAAGCTAATGTGAAACCTAACCCCCTAACCCCCTTCCCTACTAGGGAAGGGGGAATATGTAGAGACGTTGCATGCAACGTCTCTACAGTTATTAGGAGAGGGGTTTTCCAGATACTGTGAAAAGTCAGAATGAATATAAGCAATAATTCTCAAAATTCAGAGGCTACTGTGCCGTAAATGAGGAATACGCTAACATGAGCTTGTATAAATAACCGTAGTTAACCCCGTAAATTAATGGATATCGCCTTAATCGTTAAATTTCTTGCTCCCTGTCTGCCATTTCTGCTGACTACGGGTGCGAAAGTTGCAGAAGGAGCATCTCAGAAAGTCGGTGAGGATGTTTGGAATAAAGCCAAGGCGATTTGGGGGAAGTTACAACCCAAAGTAGAGGCGAAGGAAGAAGCCAAAAACGCAGCCGCAGCAGCAATGCAAAATCCAGGGGATGAAGATTACCAAGCAGCTTTACGAGCGCAATTAAAAGATATTTTAAAGTCTGAGACAGCACTGGCGGAAGAGATAGCCAAGATTTTGCAAGCATCGGCTGATAAACCCGGTGACAATATTCAGATGAGTGCTAATGCTTACGACCAAAGTACGGTGAAGCAAGTCGGGAAGATTGAGGCTAATGAGGTGAGCTTTTAACTTCCCGACTTGTAGCAAGTGGCGTTAGAGGTTTTGATTCTTGCTCCCCTTCCCTTGTAGGGAAGGGGTTGGGGGTTAGGTTTAAAAAAAAGTTGCACACAGCGTAACGTTCTCATTTTGAACAGAAACATTCTCATTCTGAATAAGAAATTTTTCATTCCAAACAAGAACGTTCTCATTTTTAACAGGAACATTCTCATTCTGAGCAAAAAATTTCTCGCTCTAAACATCAACATCCGAGTTCTGAACACCAACATCCGAGTTCCGAACATCAACATCCGAGTTCCGAACATCAACATCCGAGTTCCAAACACCAACATCCGAGTTCCGAACACCAACATCCAGCAAAATTTGTCTATCTGCTGACTAACTATGGCGGAAGAACCAAACCCTAACCACCAAGAAATCATTAAATTAGAGGGAACTGCTCAAGATGAGAGTAAGTTAACTCAAATTGGTCGTGTTGATGCGGAAAACTTCCATCTGAACGCTCAACAAGTTCAATTTCTTGTTCAACTAGAACGCAGTACCAAAGTAGAATCGCCTGGGGTTCTCAAAGCTGGGAATCCTGGTAAAAGTTTGGCTTATTGGCAAGGACGAAAAACAGAATACGCTCAAATACAGCAATGGTTAACTGATAACAATACCTTTTTAATTGGCATAGAAGGCATCGGTGGTACAGGTAAATCAACGCTGGCAACGAAGATTTATGATGAAATTGCGGATTTCCCCAAGCGATTTTGGGCTGATGTCAGTAATGGGGCAAGTTTTAGCGATTTAGCCAGAGAAGTATTAACAAAATTCGGCTTTCAAGTCCCAGAACAAGAAGCGCAGTTAGTGGAAGCGTTAGTTAATTGTTTGCGTTCTGGGCAATTTTTACTGATTATTGACAACCTGGAAAGTTTATTACAACCTGATAGACAGTGGGGAAGTTTATTTTACGGCGACTTTTTTAAAGCATGGATGGAATTTGGCGGTAATAGTAAGGTGTTATTCACCACCAGAGAAAGACCAGAGTTACCACAAATACTTAATTGGCTACCCCTGAAAGGTTTACAAGTAGATGAAGGGGTAGCACTGTTAACCGCACTAGGCATTCGTGGAGATTTAGCCGAGTTTGTCGAGTTAGTGGATGGGCATCCCCTACTGTTGAAATTGGTAGCAGGTTTATTACTAGATAGATATTCTCAAGATCCAGATTTAAGCAGATTAGCAGATTTAGGCTTAGGGAATTTGCGGCAGTTGTTGACAGATCCCAAAGTAATTGGTCAGCATCGTCTAGAAAATGTGGGTATAGTTTTAGTGTTAGATGCCAGTTTTGCAAAATTGAGTGAGTTACAAAAGGCGTTATTGCAGAATATTAGTGTTTATCGTGGTGCGGTTGACAGTGCAGCAGCTGTGGCAGTGTTGCCGGGAAATTCAGAACCAGAGATTGAGGGAGAATTAAGGAATATTGTTAAGCGTTCTTTGTTGGTAGAACAACTCAATGGTAAGCGACGATTTGAGTTTCAGCCTGTGGTTTTGGAGTATGTGCGGTATAAAGCTGGTGATCAGAGTGAGGCGCATCAACGAGCTATTGATTACTATAGTTCAAATCTTAAACAAGAACCCTGGCAGACTAAAGACGATATAAGGGAATATCTACAAATTTTTTATCACTGGTTTCAATTAGAAAATTATGACTCCGCGTTTGGAATATTAATAGCCTGCAATGATTTTTTGAGCTTGCGGGGTTGTTATACAGATATAGTTTACTTATGCAGACAGCTGATAGAAGGTTGGGAAAAAACTGCGGAGAGAGAAAATAGGAATTATCTATTTAGTCTAAATTTTCTGGGCAATGCTTACCAATTTTTGGGGGTATACAAGCAGGCGATTAAGTATCTCCAACACTCTTTGGAGATAGCTAGGAACATAGGTGATAGCTATGTGGAAGCAGTTAGCTTAGGCTTTTTGGGTGTTACTTATAACTTTCTGGGACAATACCAGCAGGCGATTGAGTTTTATTGGCAGTCTATAAAGATAGCGAGGGAAATAGGTGATCGTAATGTGCAAGGTACTTCTTTAAATAATTTGGCAGTTGTTTACGAATTCCTGGGGCAGTACCAGCAGGCGATTGATATTCACCAACAATCTATAAAGATAGCGAGAGAATTAAGTGATCGCAATGGGGAAGGTAATTTTTTAAACAATTTGGGACGTGTTTACAACTGCCTGGGGGAGTACCAACGGGCAATTGAATATCATCAGCAGTCTTTGGATATACAAAGGGAAATAGGGAATCGAAATGGAGAAACCAATTCATTAGGTGGGTTGGGTAGTGCTTACAACTATCTAGGGCAGTACCAGCAGGCAATTGAATGTCATCAACAGTCTTTAGATATACAAAGGGAAATAGGAAATCGAAATGGAGAAGCCAATTCATTAGATAGTTTGGGTAATGCTTACAACAGTCTTGGGCAATACCAACAGGCGGTCGGATTTTACCAGCAATCTTTGGATATAGCAAGGGAGATTGGTTATCGCTATGGAGAAGGCAATTCCTTGCGTAATTTGGGTAATGCTTACCGCGCTCTAGGAGAATACCAGAGGGCGATTGAGTTCTACCAGCAATCTTTGGAGATACAAAGGGAGATACATGATCGCAATGGGGAAGGTATCTCTTTAGGCTATTTGGGCATTGCTTACAACTGTCTGGAGCAGTATCAGCAGGCAGTTGAGTTCCATCAGCAGTCTTTGGAAATCGCCAGAGAAATACGTGATCGAAAGGGGGAAGGTGTATGCTTAGGCGGTTTAGCTCTGGCTTATAACTGTCTGGAGTATTACCAATTGGCAATTGAGTTCTGTCAGCAGTGGTTAGATATAGCTAGAGAAATAAGCGATCGCAATGGCGAAGCAAATGCTTGGTATAGTCTAGGTCAAGTATTAAAAAACATCAACCGAGAATCAGACGCGCTTGGTGCTTATCGCAATGCTCGTGAACTGTATCAAAAAATGGGACATGATGCCAATGTGCAAGATTGCAATGATAGAATTGAGCGTCTATCTCAACCACAAACGCCTGTAGTTCTTCGCCGTGGGTTTTGGGCGTGGTTGCGTCGGTTGTGGCGTTGGGTTCGCTCTTGGTTTTGGCTGTGATTTTATCTCACGCAGCGAATGGAGTGCGATATTGTAGATATAAAGACAAAAAAGAAGAGATAAAAGGATGCTAGAAAAATTAACAGTAACTTATGATGGTTCAGCTTTTTATCCCGAAGAAAGCATTAATTTAGAACCCAATACTCGTTATATCATCCAGATTATTGCTCAACAAAAACCAACAGACACAACTAATAAAAATGCTTGGGATATGCTTGAAGAAATGGCAGGAACGTATGAAGCACCAGAAGATTGGTCAAGTGAACATGATCACTACTTATATGGTACACCCAAACGAAATCTTCATCCATGAACAAAGATAGACTTTTTCTAGACACGATTTTTATTCAAGCAATTCTTAATCCCCGTGACCAATATCATACCCCTGCAATGCAACTTTTACCTCGTGTAAAAAATGCACAGGAAGTCTGGACAACAGAAGCTAT from Nostoc sp. UHCC 0870 includes these protein-coding regions:
- a CDS encoding tetratricopeptide repeat protein, whose amino-acid sequence is MAEEPNPNHQEIIKLEGTAQDESKLTQIGRVDAENFHLNAQQVQFLVQLERSTKVESPGVLKAGNPGKSLAYWQGRKTEYAQIQQWLTDNNTFLIGIEGIGGTGKSTLATKIYDEIADFPKRFWADVSNGASFSDLAREVLTKFGFQVPEQEAQLVEALVNCLRSGQFLLIIDNLESLLQPDRQWGSLFYGDFFKAWMEFGGNSKVLFTTRERPELPQILNWLPLKGLQVDEGVALLTALGIRGDLAEFVELVDGHPLLLKLVAGLLLDRYSQDPDLSRLADLGLGNLRQLLTDPKVIGQHRLENVGIVLVLDASFAKLSELQKALLQNISVYRGAVDSAAAVAVLPGNSEPEIEGELRNIVKRSLLVEQLNGKRRFEFQPVVLEYVRYKAGDQSEAHQRAIDYYSSNLKQEPWQTKDDIREYLQIFYHWFQLENYDSAFGILIACNDFLSLRGCYTDIVYLCRQLIEGWEKTAERENRNYLFSLNFLGNAYQFLGVYKQAIKYLQHSLEIARNIGDSYVEAVSLGFLGVTYNFLGQYQQAIEFYWQSIKIAREIGDRNVQGTSLNNLAVVYEFLGQYQQAIDIHQQSIKIARELSDRNGEGNFLNNLGRVYNCLGEYQRAIEYHQQSLDIQREIGNRNGETNSLGGLGSAYNYLGQYQQAIECHQQSLDIQREIGNRNGEANSLDSLGNAYNSLGQYQQAVGFYQQSLDIAREIGYRYGEGNSLRNLGNAYRALGEYQRAIEFYQQSLEIQREIHDRNGEGISLGYLGIAYNCLEQYQQAVEFHQQSLEIAREIRDRKGEGVCLGGLALAYNCLEYYQLAIEFCQQWLDIAREISDRNGEANAWYSLGQVLKNINRESDALGAYRNARELYQKMGHDANVQDCNDRIERLSQPQTPVVLRRGFWAWLRRLWRWVRSWFWL